Proteins encoded within one genomic window of Couchioplanes caeruleus:
- a CDS encoding alpha/beta fold hydrolase, producing MRALIKLRRALPRPTRRRVVGGAVILVLVAALVTWAVLPERRSWTASDQRVTVLSGPSGTEPVALDTRFYLPKGRDGKVPAVLLAHGFGGTKNSVSADAESLADRGYAVLTWTARGFGASGGQIHLDSPDHEVKDAQRLLDWLAARPEIRTDASGDPRVGVVGGSYGGALALLLAGRDPRVDAIVPLITWNDLGTAFFPQSATGVTDPGVFKKAWAGLFFGNAAPTQSGSSSGSPSGSSSGSSSRSASSPLPTGRPAEGGDPACGRFAASVCAAYLKMATTGTPDAETAALLRRSSPASVLDRIKAPTLLIQGAVDTLFPLSEADANARGIAQTGTTVRVAWFTGGHDGGSGPQTDQDRTKFLTAQWLDHYVKGEGEAPATSFTYSRVAGFSALDRGLVTNGYSDPVYPGLGGTGRTEVTVRGSAQPIANPPNGNPGALSSLPGVGGQVSTFLGRFAGDLPGQHATFDSAPVADAIEVVGAPTVRLRMASPTGTATVFVKLFDVDPKGTATLSGGLVAPVRLTGLPADIASARPVTVTLPAMVRRIDAGHTVRVVVATSDQAFLTPAPPAVYTVAVEPAVSLPTVVGSPIANPQVVWRWVLLGVLGVIVLGLAAVLVLRRRREIPPVAEFADTPLVVRDLRKAYDDGFVAVERVGFRVERGQVVGLLGPNGAGKTTTLRVLMGLTMPTSGDALVFGRPLVPGSPILSRVGALVEGPGFLPHLSGYENLRAYWQATGRPLEDARFEEALEIAGLGDSVHRRTKNYSHGMRQRLAIAQAMLGLPELLVLDEPTDGLDPPQIAEMRRVLRRYATDGRAVLVSSHLLAEVEQTCTHAVVVNKGRIVAAGPVDDIVGESPSVQLSVSDVVAATTVLEGLDVRSVTPDGASDLIVDMNGTPREEVVASLVRAGVGVDRVVPRRRLEDAFLALVGDNSRGSGDR from the coding sequence ATGCGTGCCCTGATCAAGCTGCGTCGTGCCCTGCCCCGCCCGACGCGGCGGAGGGTCGTCGGGGGCGCCGTGATCCTCGTGCTGGTGGCCGCCCTGGTGACCTGGGCGGTCCTGCCCGAGCGCCGGTCCTGGACGGCGAGCGACCAGCGCGTCACCGTGCTGTCCGGGCCCTCGGGCACCGAGCCCGTCGCCCTCGACACCCGGTTCTACCTCCCCAAGGGCCGCGACGGGAAGGTGCCGGCGGTGTTGCTGGCCCACGGCTTCGGGGGCACGAAGAACTCGGTCAGCGCCGACGCGGAGTCCCTGGCCGACCGCGGGTACGCCGTGCTGACCTGGACGGCCCGCGGCTTCGGCGCCAGCGGCGGGCAGATCCACCTGGACAGCCCCGACCACGAGGTGAAGGACGCCCAGCGGCTGCTCGACTGGCTCGCCGCGCGCCCGGAGATCCGCACCGACGCGAGCGGTGACCCCCGGGTCGGCGTCGTCGGCGGCTCGTACGGCGGCGCCCTCGCCCTCCTCCTCGCCGGCCGGGACCCGCGCGTCGACGCGATCGTCCCGCTGATCACCTGGAACGATCTCGGCACCGCGTTCTTCCCGCAGTCGGCCACCGGCGTCACCGACCCCGGCGTGTTCAAGAAGGCCTGGGCGGGTCTCTTCTTCGGCAACGCGGCGCCGACACAGTCCGGCTCGTCGTCCGGCTCGCCGTCGGGCTCGTCGTCGGGCTCGTCGTCGCGCAGCGCCTCGTCACCGTTGCCGACCGGGCGGCCCGCCGAGGGCGGCGACCCGGCGTGCGGGCGGTTCGCCGCCTCCGTCTGCGCGGCGTACCTGAAGATGGCCACCACGGGAACGCCGGACGCGGAGACCGCCGCGCTGCTGCGCCGCTCCAGCCCGGCCTCGGTGCTGGACCGGATCAAGGCACCCACCCTGCTGATCCAGGGCGCGGTCGACACCCTCTTCCCGCTCTCCGAGGCGGACGCCAACGCCCGCGGCATCGCGCAGACCGGCACGACCGTCCGCGTCGCCTGGTTCACCGGCGGACACGACGGCGGTTCGGGCCCCCAGACGGACCAGGACCGGACCAAGTTCCTCACCGCACAGTGGCTGGACCACTACGTCAAGGGCGAGGGCGAGGCACCGGCGACGAGCTTCACCTACTCGCGGGTCGCCGGGTTCAGTGCCCTCGACCGCGGGTTGGTGACGAACGGATACTCCGACCCCGTCTACCCCGGCCTGGGCGGGACCGGCCGCACCGAGGTCACCGTCCGCGGCTCGGCGCAGCCGATCGCCAACCCGCCGAACGGCAATCCGGGTGCCCTGTCCTCGCTGCCGGGCGTCGGCGGGCAGGTCAGCACCTTCCTCGGCCGGTTCGCGGGCGACCTGCCCGGCCAGCACGCGACGTTCGACTCCGCGCCGGTCGCCGACGCGATCGAGGTGGTCGGGGCGCCGACCGTACGGTTGCGGATGGCCTCGCCGACCGGCACAGCGACGGTCTTCGTCAAGCTCTTCGACGTCGACCCGAAGGGCACCGCGACGCTCAGCGGCGGGCTGGTCGCGCCGGTCCGGCTGACCGGGCTGCCGGCCGACATCGCCTCGGCCCGCCCGGTCACCGTGACGCTGCCGGCCATGGTGCGACGCATCGACGCGGGCCACACCGTACGGGTGGTCGTCGCCACCTCGGACCAGGCGTTCCTCACCCCCGCCCCACCCGCGGTCTACACAGTCGCGGTGGAGCCGGCGGTGAGCCTGCCCACGGTGGTGGGCTCGCCGATCGCCAACCCCCAGGTCGTCTGGCGCTGGGTGCTGCTCGGCGTGCTGGGCGTGATCGTGCTGGGTCTCGCCGCGGTGCTCGTGCTGCGCCGCCGCCGGGAGATCCCGCCGGTCGCCGAGTTCGCGGACACGCCGCTGGTGGTCCGCGACCTGCGCAAGGCCTACGACGACGGGTTCGTCGCCGTGGAACGGGTCGGCTTCCGGGTCGAACGGGGGCAGGTCGTGGGCCTGCTGGGCCCCAACGGTGCCGGAAAGACCACCACCCTGCGCGTGCTCATGGGCCTGACGATGCCGACCTCGGGCGACGCGCTGGTGTTCGGGCGGCCGCTCGTGCCGGGCTCGCCGATCCTGTCCCGCGTCGGCGCGCTGGTCGAGGGGCCGGGCTTCCTGCCGCACCTCAGCGGCTACGAGAACCTGAGGGCGTACTGGCAGGCGACCGGAAGGCCGCTCGAGGACGCGCGCTTCGAAGAGGCGCTGGAGATCGCCGGGCTGGGCGACTCGGTGCACCGGCGTACCAAGAACTACAGCCACGGCATGCGCCAGCGCCTGGCGATCGCGCAGGCGATGCTGGGGCTGCCCGAGCTGCTGGTGCTGGACGAGCCGACGGACGGCCTCGACCCGCCGCAGATCGCCGAGATGCGCCGCGTGCTGCGCCGCTACGCCACCGATGGACGGGCCGTCCTGGTCTCCAGCCACCTGCTGGCCGAGGTCGAGCAGACCTGCACCCACGCCGTGGTGGTGAACAAGGGACGCATCGTCGCGGCCGGCCCGGTCGACGACATCGTCGGCGAGTCGCCGTCGGTGCAGCTCTCGGTCTCCGACGTGGTGGCGGCGACGACCGTGCTGGAGGGACTGGACGTGCGCTCGGTGACGCCCGACGGCGCTTCGGACCTGATCGTCGACATGAACGGCACGCCCCGCGAGGAGGTGGTGGCCTCCCTCGTGCGCGCCGGCGTCGGCGTGGACCGGGTGGTGCCGCGCCGCCGCCTCGAGGACGCGTTCCTGGCCCTGGTGGGCGACAACTCGCGGGGAAGTGGAGACCGATGA
- a CDS encoding ABC transporter permease translates to MSSAATGYKASATLPLRAEIRRQATRRRTHLALGFMVLLPLIILLAFEFGGGDDDDNGGGSFASLVDLATSGGLNFALFSIFVSASFLVVVVVALFCGDTVASEASWGSLRYLLAVPVPRARLLGVKLVVALGYSLTALLTLGATALLVGTLRYGWHPLGSTVAAEIPAGEGVLRLLAILGYLAVTLLGVAGLAFLLSVLTDAALGAVGGAVLLWILSSILDQITALGSLRNFLPTHFSDAWLGLLSTPMQTDDVVKGAISSVCYATLFWSVAFYRFTRKDVTS, encoded by the coding sequence ATGAGCAGTGCGGCTACCGGCTACAAGGCGTCGGCCACCCTGCCGCTGCGGGCCGAGATCAGGCGCCAGGCGACGCGGCGGCGTACCCATCTGGCCCTGGGCTTCATGGTCCTGCTACCGCTGATCATCCTGCTCGCCTTCGAGTTCGGCGGGGGCGACGACGATGACAACGGCGGCGGCTCGTTCGCCTCGCTGGTCGACCTGGCCACCTCGGGCGGTCTGAACTTCGCGCTGTTCAGCATCTTCGTCTCGGCCAGCTTCCTGGTGGTCGTGGTCGTGGCCCTGTTCTGCGGCGACACCGTGGCGTCGGAGGCGAGCTGGGGAAGCCTGCGCTACCTGCTCGCGGTCCCCGTGCCTCGCGCGCGACTGCTCGGCGTGAAGCTCGTGGTGGCGCTCGGCTACTCGCTGACCGCGCTGCTGACGCTGGGCGCGACGGCGCTGCTGGTGGGCACCCTGCGATACGGCTGGCATCCGCTGGGCAGCACGGTCGCGGCGGAGATCCCGGCCGGCGAGGGCGTGCTGCGGCTCCTGGCGATCCTGGGTTACCTGGCGGTGACGCTGCTCGGCGTGGCCGGGCTCGCCTTCCTGCTGTCGGTGCTGACGGACGCCGCGTTGGGCGCGGTCGGCGGCGCGGTCCTGCTCTGGATCCTGTCGAGCATCCTCGACCAGATCACGGCGCTGGGCTCGCTGCGCAACTTCCTGCCGACCCACTTCAGCGACGCCTGGTTGGGCCTGCTGTCCACCCCGATGCAGACCGACGACGTGGTCAAGGGCGCGATCTCGTCGGTGTGTTACGCGACGCTGTTCTGGTCGGTGGCCTTCTACCGCTTCACCCGCAAGGACGTGACCTCGTGA